A DNA window from Camelina sativa cultivar DH55 chromosome 13, Cs, whole genome shotgun sequence contains the following coding sequences:
- the LOC104737437 gene encoding COMPASS-like H3K4 histone methylase component WDR5B produces MASGGNGAGNGGAGNAGGSGNVPMYKPYRHLKTLEGHTAAISCVKFSNDGNLLASASVDKTMILWSATNYSLIHRYEGHSSGISDLAWSSDSHYTCSASDDCTLRIWDARSPYECLKVLRGHTNFVFCVNFNPPSNLIVSGSYDETIRIWEVKTGKCVRMIKAHSMPITSVHFNRDGSLIVSGSHDGSCKIWDATEGTCLKTLIDDKTPAVSFAKFSPNGKFILVATLDSTLKLSNYATGKFLKVYTGHTNKVFCIISAFSVTNGKYIVSGSEDKCVYLWDLQQKNILQRLEGHTDAVISVSCHPGQNEIASSGNHMDKTIRIWKQDA; encoded by the exons ATGGCAAGCGGCGGTAACGGAGCGGGTAACGGAGGAGCCGGTAACGCAGGAGGAAGCGGAAACGTTCCGATGTATAAACCATACCGTCACCTGAAAACCCTAGAAGGTCACACGGCGGCGATCTCATGCGTAAAATTCTCCAACGACGGCAACCTTCTCGCCTCCGCTTCCGTAGACAAAACCATGATTCTCTGGTCAGCTACGAATTACTCTCTCATCCACCGTTACGAAGGTCACTCTAGTGGTATCTCCGATCTAGCTTGGTCTTCTGATTCGCATTACACTTGCTCTGCTTCTGACGATTGCACGCTTCGAATCTGGGACGCTAGGTCTCCGTATGAGTGTCTCAAGGTTCTTAGAGGTCATACGAACTTTGTCTTCTGTGTTAATTTCAATCCTCCGTCGAATTTGATTGTGTCTGGTTCTTATGACGAGACGATTCGGATTTGGGAGGTTAAAACTGGCAAGTGTGTTAGGATGATTAAAGCTCATTCGATGCCGATCACGAGTGTGCATTTCAATCGGGATGGATCGTTGATTGTTTCGGGAAGTCATGATGGTTCTTGCAAGATTTGGGATGCTACTGAAGGAACTTGCTTGAAGACTCTTATCGATGATAAGACTCCTGCTGTTTCTTTCGCCAAGTTCTCGCCTAATGGGAAGTTTATACTCGTTGCTACTCTCGATAGCACTCTC AAGCTGTCGAACTATGCGACGGGGAAGTTTCTTAAAGTGTACACAGGACATACCAACAAAGTATTCTGTATCATATCGGCGTTTTCTGTAACGAATGGGAAGTACATCGTGAGTGGATCAGAGGACAAGTGCGTGTATCTGTGGGATCTTCAGCAGAAAAATATACTGCAGAGACTAGAAGGCCACACGGACGCAGTGATCTCAGTGAGTTGCCATCCGG